The following coding sequences lie in one Populus trichocarpa isolate Nisqually-1 chromosome 14, P.trichocarpa_v4.1, whole genome shotgun sequence genomic window:
- the LOC18105149 gene encoding probable helicase CHR10 isoform X3, translated as MLSSMGLGKTLQAISFLSYLKVHQKSPGPYLVLCPLSVTDGWVSEIDKFTPKLKVLRYVGEKEHQRSLRKTIHEHVKESPSSSNVSLLPFDVLLTTYDIALVDQEFLSQIPWHYAIVDEAQRLKNPKSVLYNVLIDQFLMPRRLLMTGTPIQNNLTELWALMHFCMPLVFGTLDQFLSTFREAADASSDHDATKVKRQFKTLKSILKSFMLRRTKSRLIECGNLVLPSLTEITVMAPLVSLQKKVYTSILRKELPKLLALSSSASNHQSLQNMVIQLRKACSHPYLFPGIEPEPYEEGEHLVKASGKLIILDQLLEKLHDSGHRVLLFAQMTHTLDILQDFLELRKYSYERLDGSVRAEERFAAIRSFSGQSGRSGSESDQNSSFVFMISTRAGGVGLNLVAADTVIFYEQDWNPQVDKQALQRAHRIGQMNHVLSINLVTRHSVEEVIMQRAKRKLQLSHDVVGDDVMEEDRKETGGIETGDLRSIIFGLHRFDPSEVNSEKSNELNASELKALAQKVIALRCDQILDKDDRKFEVNPIGQEKGLDFVSGGESALASYDPGLDEASYLSWVEKFKETSQSNENLVMDLGNRRNLPDNKYLNLEAAKKKAEEKKLSKWEALGYHSLSVGDPIYPVDGDALSDSGFVHFVVGDCTHPDKLCSSEPSVIFSCVDESGNWGHGGMFDALAKLSSSIPAAYQQASEFRDLHLGDVHLVKIIEQSF; from the exons ATGTTATCCTCg ATGGGATTAGGGAAGACCTTGCAAGCCATCTCTTTCTTAAGTTATTTGAAGGTTCATCAGAAGTCACCTGGACCATATT TGGTGTTGTGCCCTTTAAGTGTGACAGATGGATGGGTGTCAGAGATAGACAAATTCACCCCCAAACTGAAAGTCCTTAGGTATGTCGGTGAGAAAGAACACCAGCGCAGTTTGCGCAAGACAATACATGAACATGTGAAAGAGAGTCCTTCATCATCCAAC GTATCATTGTTGCCTTTTGATGTGCTATTGACAACATATGACATTGCATTAGTGGATCAAGAATTTTTGTCACAGATTCCATGGCACTATGCTATAGTAGATGAAGCTCAAAGACTTAAAAATCCTAAGAGC GTTCTTTATAATGTTCTCATAGACCAGTTCCTCATGCCAAGACGGTTGTTGATGACTGGCACACCCATCCAGAATAATCTCACTGAACTTTGGGCTCTGATGCATTTTTGTATGCCTTTAGTGTTTGGAACCCTGGATCAGTTCCTTTCCACGTTCAGGGAAGCTGCTGATGCTTCATCAG ATCATGATGCAACAAAGGTCAAGCGGCAGTTCAAGACTTTAAAAAGTATATTGAAATCCTTCATGCTTCGAAGAACAAAATCTAGGCTTATAGAATGTGGAAACCTAGTGCTGCCATCATTGACTGAGATTACTGT GATGGCTCCACTGGTCAGCCTGCAAAAGAAAGTTTATACCTCAATATTGAGGAAGGAGCTTCCAAAACTTCTTGCGCTGTCTTCTTCAGCTTCCAATCATCAATCTCTGCAGAATATG GTAATACAACTAAGAAAAGCATGCAGCCACCCTTACCTCTTTCCTGGTATTGAGCCTGAGCCATATGAAGAGGGTGAACACCTAGTTAAG GCCAGTGGGAAACTTATAATTTTGGACCAACTACTTGAGAAGCTACATGATTCTGGACATCGTGTGCTTCTCTTTGCTCAAATGACTCACACACTAGACATTTTACAG GATTTTCTAGAGCTTCGAAAGTATTCATATGAGCGTCTTGATGGTTCAGTTCGAGCTGAGGAGCGTTTTGCTGCAATAAGAAGTTTTAGTGGACAGTCAGGGAGGTCTGGTTCTGAATCTGATCAAAATagctcttttgtttttatgatatcTACAAGAGCTGGAGGAGTTGGCTTGAATCTCGTGGCTGCAGATACG GTTATATTCTATGAGCAAGATTGGAATCCTCAGGTTGACAAACAGGCTTTGCAGCGAGCACACAGGATTGGTCAAATGAACCATGTCCTGTCAATAAACTTAGTTACAAGGCATTCTGTGGAGGAG GTTATTATGCAAAGAGCAAAGAGGAAATTGCAGCTTAGCCATGATGTTGTAGGAGATGATGTCATGGAAGAGGACAGAAAAGAAACAGGAGGAATTGAAACTGGTGATTTGCGATCTATCATATTTGGGTTACATAGGTTTGATCCTTCGGAGGTCAACAgtgaaaaatcaaatgaattaaaTGCCTCAGAATTGAAAGCTTTGGCACAGAAAGTAATTGCTCTGCGATGTGACCAGATATTGGACAAAGATGATAGAAAGTTTGAGGTCAATCCTATTGGTCAAGAAAAAGGACTTGATTTTGTTAGTGGAGGAGAATCTGCTCTTGCAAGCTATGATCCTGGTCTTGATGAGGCATCATATCTATCATGGGTTGAAAAATTCAAGGAAACATCACAATCAAATGAAAATCTGGTTATGGATTTGGGAAATAGAAGGAACTTGCCTGATAATAAGTATCTTAATCTTGAGGCTGCAAAGAAAAAGGCAGAGGAGAAAAAGTTGTCAAAGTGGGAGGCCCTTGGATACCATTCATTATCTGTTGGGGATCCCATCTACCCTGTAGATGGGGATGCATTGTCAGACTCAGGTTTTGTTCATTTTGTTGTTGGGGATTGTACACATCCAGATAAGCTCTGCTCGTCTGAGCCCAGTGTCATATTCAG
- the LOC18105151 gene encoding carotenoid cleavage dioxygenase 7, chloroplastic: MQARPYHTAPTSFPSPSKLPRFHRTPSPAKIKIPRVISISTPDTADHASSRTSLDTIDDHVAAFWDYQFLFVSQRSETTEAVTLRVVDGAIPSNFPSGTYYLTGPGLFTDDHGSTVHPLDGHGYLRAFNIDGVSREVKFMARYVKTEAQVEEHDPETNTWRFTYRGPFSVLKGGKRLGNTKVMKNVANTSVLRWGGKLLCLWEGGDPYEIELGTLDTTGRFDMINGRDSSMDNRSNGGDTWDIAAGLLKPILHGVFKMPPKRLLSHYKLDAKRNRLITASCNAEDMLLPRSNFTFYEYDENFKLLQRQEFNIPDHLMIHDWAFTDTHYILFANRIKLDVIGSMTAICGLSPMISALSVNPSKSTSPIYLLPRFPEKSPSNRNWRVPVEAPSTMWLLHVGNAYEAKDVHGNLQIQIHASICSYQWFNFQKLFGYNWKNAKLDPSVMNVKEGGDELLPHLVQVSINLDADGTCQESSVEPLNQWSKPADFPVINPDFSGNKNKYVYAASSSGSRQTLPHFPFDMVVKLNLLDKSIHTWTVGARRFIGEPIFVPKGREEDDGYLLVVEYAVAIQRCYLVILNPKRIGKADALVARLEVPRHLNFPLGFHGFWANGS; the protein is encoded by the exons ATGCAAGCAAGACCATACCATACAGCTCCCACGAGTTTCCCTTCACCGAGTAAACTCCCTCGATTTCATCGAACTCCATCGCCGGCTAAGATTAAAATACCTAGAGTCATATCCATTTCCACCCCGGATACCGCTGATCATGCCTCAAGCCGTACATCCCTGGATACTATAGATGATCATGTGGCTGCTTTTTGGGACTACCAATTCTTATTCGTGTCACAAAGATCAGAGACAACCGAGGCAGTAACGCTTCGAGTTGTTGATGGAGCAATCCCATCTAATTTTCCATCCGGCACGTATTATCTAACCGGTCCAGGGCTATTTACAGATGATCATGGCTCCACGGTGCATCCTTTGGATGGTCACGGATACCTTAGGGCATTTAATATTGATGGAGTCAGTAGAGAGGTCAAGTTCATGGCTAGGTACGTAAAAACAGAGGCTCAAGTCGAGGAACACGATCCAGAGACTAACACGTGGCGGTTTACATATCGTGGTCCGTTTTCTGTGTTAAAAGGAGGCAAGAGACTTGGTAATACCAAGGTGATGAAAAATGTCGCAAATACTAGTGTGTTGAGGTGGGGTGGTAAGCTATTGTGTTTGTGGGAAGGTGGGGATCCTTATGAGATTGAACTAGGAACGTTGGATACTACTGGGAGGTTTGATATGATCAACGGACGTGATTCATCGATGGATAATAGAAGTAATGGTGGGGATACATGGGATATAGCAGCTGGATTATTGAAGCCAATTTTACATG GAGTGTTTAAAATGCCACCGAAGAGATTGTTGTCCCATTATAAGCTCGATGCTAAAAGGAACAGACTGATCACTGCTTCATGCAATGCCGAGGACATGCTACTGCCCCGcagtaattttactttttatg AATATGATGAAAATTTCAAGTTGTTGCAGAGACAAGAATTCAACATTCCCGATCATTTGATGATCCATGACTGGGCATTTACAGATACTCATTACATATTATTCGCCAACCGCATTAAGCTTGATGTCATCG GATCAATGACTGCTATTTGTGGACTATCTCCGATGATATCAGCTTTGTCAGTGAATCCTAGCAAGTCTACCTCTCCCATCTACTTGCTTCCTCGATTTCCTGAGAAATCACCCAGCAATAGAAACTGGAGAGTGCCAGTGGAAGCACCTTCAACAATGTGGCTACTACATGTTGGCAATGCTTATGAGGCCAAAGATGTCCATGGAAATTTGCAAATTCAAATACATGCTAGCATTTGCTCCTACCAATGGTTCAATTTCCAAAAACTATTTG GATATAATTGGAAAAATGCTAAGCTAGACCCTTCTGTTATGAACGTGAAGGAAGGTGGGGATGAGCTACTGCCCCATCTTGTTCAG GTTTCTATAAATTTGGATGCTGATGGGACCTGTCAAGAAAGCAGCGTGGAACCCTTGAATCAGTGGAGCAAGCCAGCAGATTTTCCTGTCATAAATCCTGACTTCTCtggtaataaaaacaaatatgtttatGCAGCAAGTTCTTCAGGCTCACGCCAAACATTGCCGCATTTCCCTTTCGATATGGTGGTGAAGCTAAACTTGTTAGACAAATCTATCCATACATGGACCGTTGGTGCGAGGAGATTTATCGGGGAGCCTATATTTGTTCCAAAAGGAAGGGAAGAAGACGATGGATATCTTCTGGTAGTGGAG TATGCAGTTGCAATACAAAGGTGCTATCTTGTAATTTTGAATCCAAAGAGGATAGGGAAAGCTGATGCACTTGTAGCAAGATTAGAGGTCCCCAGGCATTTAAATTTTCCACTTGGTTTCCATGGTTTTTGGGCCAACGGTTCTTAA